One window of the Allosaccharopolyspora coralli genome contains the following:
- a CDS encoding carboxyl transferase domain-containing protein: MDAPVLSSAVDPASDTYARYAEHHSALVKTLNADLDEARLGGPEKSRQRHVDRGKLLPRERVEALIDRGSPFLELSTLAAHGLYGDEAPAAGIITGIGRVQGRECVIVANDATVKGGTYYPMTVKKHLRAQEVALHNNLPCLYLVDSGGAFLPKQDDVFPDREHFGRIFYNQATMSARGIPQIAAVMGSCTAGGAYVPAMSDEAVIVRDQGTIFLGGPPLVKAATGADVTAEELGGGDLHARTSGVTDHLAHDDADALRIVRTIVSTFGPAEPSPWEVAPVEEPAVDPDELYGVVPTDSRTPYDVREVIARVVDGSRFAEFKSEYGQTLVTGFARIHGQPVGIVANNGILFGESALKGAHFVELCDRRSIPLVFLQNISGFMVGKEYEAGGIAKNGAKMVTAVACARVPKFTVVIGGSFGAGNYSMCGRAYSPRFLWMWPNARISVMGGEQAASVLATVRRDQFEASGTEWSTADEEAFKKPIRDQYEEQGHPYYSTARLWDDGVIDPRQTRDVLGLAITASANAPLEPVNNGVFRM, from the coding sequence ATGGATGCGCCTGTCCTGTCCTCCGCCGTGGACCCGGCCTCGGACACCTACGCGCGCTACGCCGAGCACCACTCGGCGCTCGTGAAGACCCTCAACGCCGACCTCGACGAAGCGCGCCTCGGCGGCCCGGAGAAGTCCCGTCAGCGGCACGTCGACCGCGGCAAGCTGCTGCCGCGCGAACGGGTCGAGGCGCTGATCGACCGCGGGTCGCCGTTCCTCGAACTCTCGACACTGGCCGCCCACGGGCTCTACGGCGACGAGGCGCCCGCCGCGGGCATCATCACCGGTATCGGTCGCGTCCAGGGCCGTGAATGCGTGATCGTCGCCAACGACGCGACCGTCAAGGGCGGCACGTACTACCCGATGACGGTCAAGAAGCACCTGCGCGCGCAGGAAGTCGCGCTGCACAACAACCTTCCGTGTCTCTACCTCGTCGACTCCGGCGGAGCGTTCCTGCCGAAACAGGACGACGTGTTCCCCGACCGGGAACACTTCGGGCGGATCTTCTACAACCAGGCCACCATGTCCGCGCGGGGAATCCCGCAGATCGCCGCGGTCATGGGTTCCTGTACCGCGGGCGGCGCGTACGTGCCCGCGATGAGCGACGAGGCCGTCATCGTCCGCGATCAGGGCACGATCTTCCTCGGTGGTCCGCCGTTGGTGAAGGCCGCCACCGGGGCCGATGTCACGGCGGAGGAACTCGGCGGTGGTGACCTGCACGCGCGGACCTCCGGCGTCACCGATCACCTGGCCCACGACGACGCCGACGCGCTCCGGATCGTGCGCACCATCGTCAGTACGTTCGGTCCGGCTGAGCCGAGCCCGTGGGAGGTCGCGCCGGTCGAGGAGCCCGCGGTGGACCCGGACGAGCTCTACGGTGTCGTGCCGACCGACAGCCGCACTCCTTACGACGTCCGCGAAGTCATCGCCCGCGTCGTCGACGGGAGCCGCTTCGCGGAGTTCAAGTCCGAGTACGGGCAGACGTTGGTGACCGGGTTCGCCCGCATCCACGGGCAACCGGTCGGGATCGTCGCCAACAACGGCATCCTGTTCGGCGAGTCGGCGCTCAAGGGTGCGCACTTCGTCGAGCTCTGCGATCGCCGCAGCATTCCGTTGGTGTTCCTGCAGAACATCTCAGGCTTCATGGTCGGCAAGGAGTACGAGGCGGGCGGGATCGCCAAGAACGGCGCGAAAATGGTCACTGCGGTGGCATGCGCACGGGTGCCGAAGTTCACGGTCGTCATCGGCGGCTCCTTCGGCGCGGGCAACTACTCGATGTGCGGGCGTGCGTACTCGCCCCGCTTCCTGTGGATGTGGCCCAATGCCCGGATCTCCGTGATGGGCGGCGAACAGGCGGCATCGGTGCTCGCCACCGTCCGCCGCGACCAGTTCGAGGCCAGCGGCACGGAGTGGTCCACAGCGGACGAGGAAGCGTTCAAGAAGCCGATCCGGGACCAGTACGAGGAACAGGGGCATCCTTACTATTCGACGGCGCGGCTGTGGGACGACGGCGTGATCGACCCGCGGCAGACCCGCGATGTCCTCGGGCTCGCGATCACCGCGTCGGCCAATGCCCCGCTCGAGCCCGTCAACAACGGCGTCTTCCGGATGTGA
- a CDS encoding SACE_7040 family transcriptional regulator yields MPVDTSSTSQKPTRRDQLLDAAAELFARFGFHGVGIDDIGAAVGISGPALYRHFRGKDAMLAELLTGISDKLLEGGRTRVAAAPSGPEALRALVRWQVEFALTNPALITVHMRDLDSLADTDRHRVREAQRGYVEVWVTTLRTTRDDLDAPTARATAHAVIGLINSTPYSAHLAPDAMAALLERMALAAAAPGGP; encoded by the coding sequence ATGCCTGTGGACACCAGCTCGACCAGCCAGAAGCCGACCCGTCGCGACCAGCTCCTCGACGCGGCGGCGGAACTGTTCGCCCGCTTCGGCTTCCACGGAGTGGGCATCGACGACATCGGAGCCGCCGTCGGCATCTCCGGACCCGCGCTCTACCGGCACTTCCGCGGCAAGGACGCCATGCTCGCGGAGTTGCTCACCGGCATCAGCGACAAGCTGCTCGAGGGTGGGCGCACCCGGGTCGCCGCCGCGCCGAGCGGTCCGGAGGCACTGCGGGCGCTGGTGCGCTGGCAGGTCGAGTTCGCCCTCACCAACCCGGCGCTCATCACCGTGCACATGCGCGACCTCGACAGCCTCGCCGACACCGACCGGCACCGCGTTCGGGAAGCACAGCGCGGCTACGTCGAAGTGTGGGTCACCACGCTGCGCACGACCCGGGACGATCTCGACGCACCCACGGCGCGAGCGACCGCTCACGCCGTCATCGGGCTGATCAACTCCACTCCGTACAGCGCGCACCTCGCGCCCGACGCGATGGCGGCCCTGCTGGAACGGATGGCCCTGGCCGCCGCCGCGCCTGGAGGCCCGTGA
- a CDS encoding alpha/beta hydrolase, with protein sequence MIVFVRFGNNGGGRSMVGRRILARTAVLLVGALCAMTLTGAQASAESAATGVRWGPCDSASLDGVPEGQRYLYSCGTHEVPIDHADPAKGTVEIAMMRRAATDPAQRIGSMFLNPGGPGTPGFTRPATDFGRFAPQVLDRFDLVGFDPRGVARSSPLRCFESQEDADAVLGGLVPVPVTAEEMSTTLDAYREQGEHCSRNAGELVRHMSTADTARDLDSMRQAVGDEQLTYVGYSYGTLIGATYVNMYPERTRALVLDGAVDPNLRTNDGSQYDRQRAQGFEIALDAFLDRCAQVGPDCAFSSGDPQAKFDEIRERVRAEPIAMPDGTVMDLNRFTETVSGALWSVHTLAPLAGDLESIHRVLHPEKGQAPKRATVLETPLVNSRLDNPSSDGAAPYVDSAYFGVNCSDKPFPRASAAVPVTAQQWERESPNFGRYQAFNDAAGCSAWPAAGESAYRGPWQHQADTPVLVIGNRYDPATRMDFARRMAEQLGNAALVEVASFGHVILGGSDCADAIVTDYLLTLTAPQQGTVCEPNVQPFE encoded by the coding sequence GTGATCGTCTTCGTTCGGTTCGGAAACAACGGCGGGGGCCGAAGCATGGTCGGACGGCGAATTCTGGCGCGCACCGCAGTCTTGCTCGTGGGGGCGCTCTGCGCCATGACCCTCACCGGCGCCCAAGCGTCCGCGGAGTCTGCCGCGACGGGAGTCCGGTGGGGACCGTGCGACTCGGCCTCTCTCGACGGCGTCCCGGAGGGCCAGCGCTACCTCTACAGCTGCGGGACACACGAAGTCCCGATCGACCACGCCGATCCCGCCAAGGGCACGGTGGAGATCGCGATGATGCGGCGGGCCGCCACCGACCCCGCCCAGCGCATCGGCTCGATGTTCCTGAATCCGGGCGGCCCGGGAACCCCGGGTTTCACCAGGCCCGCCACCGATTTCGGCCGGTTCGCCCCACAGGTCCTCGACCGGTTCGACCTCGTCGGCTTCGATCCGCGCGGTGTCGCCCGCAGCTCCCCACTGCGGTGTTTCGAGTCCCAAGAGGACGCGGACGCGGTCCTCGGTGGGCTCGTCCCGGTTCCGGTGACCGCCGAAGAGATGTCGACCACCCTCGACGCCTACCGTGAGCAGGGCGAGCACTGCAGCCGCAACGCCGGCGAACTCGTGCGGCACATGTCGACCGCCGACACCGCGCGGGACCTGGACTCGATGCGGCAGGCCGTCGGCGACGAGCAGCTCACCTACGTCGGCTACTCGTACGGGACGCTCATCGGCGCGACGTACGTGAACATGTACCCCGAGCGGACTCGCGCGCTCGTCCTCGACGGTGCGGTCGACCCGAACCTGCGGACCAATGACGGGTCGCAGTACGACCGGCAGCGCGCCCAGGGATTCGAGATCGCCCTTGACGCGTTCCTAGACCGGTGCGCCCAGGTGGGGCCGGACTGCGCGTTCAGCTCCGGAGACCCGCAGGCGAAGTTCGACGAGATCCGGGAGCGGGTGCGTGCCGAACCGATCGCGATGCCCGACGGCACGGTCATGGACCTCAACCGCTTCACCGAGACGGTCTCCGGCGCCTTGTGGTCGGTGCACACGCTCGCGCCGTTGGCCGGCGACCTGGAGTCGATCCACCGGGTACTGCATCCCGAGAAGGGTCAGGCCCCGAAGCGCGCCACGGTCCTCGAGACACCGCTGGTGAACAGCCGTCTGGACAACCCGTCGTCCGACGGCGCGGCGCCGTACGTCGACAGTGCGTACTTCGGCGTGAACTGTTCGGACAAGCCGTTCCCGCGGGCTTCCGCCGCGGTACCCGTCACGGCGCAGCAGTGGGAGCGGGAGTCGCCGAACTTCGGCCGGTATCAGGCGTTCAACGACGCGGCAGGGTGTTCCGCGTGGCCTGCGGCGGGCGAGTCGGCGTACCGGGGGCCGTGGCAGCACCAGGCGGACACTCCAGTGCTGGTGATCGGCAATCGCTACGACCCGGCGACCCGGATGGACTTCGCGCGTCGCATGGCAGAGCAGCTCGGCAACGCCGCGCTGGTCGAGGTGGCTTCCTTCGGGCACGTGATCCTCGGCGGCAGCGACTGTGCCGACGCGATCGTCACGGACTACCTGCTCACGCTGACAGCTCCCCAGCAGGGAACCGTGTGCGAACCGAACGTCCAGCCGTTCGAATAA
- a CDS encoding DUF427 domain-containing protein, whose amino-acid sequence MSLTSPGRPLATRGPDTVNYRIDGPPHLLLWEDHPRRIRAVLDGETVLDSTDAKVLHESNLPPQLYVPRQDVRTELLEPTETRTHCPFKGDATYESVRAGERLAEDAVWRYPTPVADAEWLDGYVAVYWSAMDAWFDEDEKVRALRDPYHRVDAVRTSRRVRVEAGPVEVADTRQAVVVSETGLPNRYYVPRSDVRTELLTPSETRTFCPYKGEAVYYSVTTDGVELTDAAWEYPYPDPSVGALADHLCFLADDLHTHID is encoded by the coding sequence GTGAGTCTGACGTCGCCGGGCCGCCCGTTGGCCACTCGAGGACCTGACACCGTCAACTACCGGATCGACGGTCCGCCGCACCTGCTGCTCTGGGAGGACCATCCGCGTCGGATCCGGGCCGTACTCGACGGTGAGACGGTGCTCGACAGCACCGACGCGAAGGTGCTGCACGAGAGCAACCTGCCGCCGCAGCTCTACGTGCCCAGGCAGGACGTCCGCACGGAGTTGCTCGAGCCGACCGAGACCCGCACGCACTGTCCGTTCAAGGGCGACGCCACCTACGAGTCGGTCCGTGCCGGCGAGCGACTCGCGGAGGACGCCGTGTGGCGATACCCCACGCCGGTAGCTGATGCGGAGTGGCTGGACGGCTACGTCGCCGTCTACTGGTCCGCGATGGACGCGTGGTTCGACGAGGACGAGAAGGTCCGTGCGTTGCGCGACCCTTACCACCGGGTCGACGCCGTGCGCACGAGTCGCCGTGTCCGTGTCGAGGCGGGTCCCGTCGAGGTCGCGGATACCCGCCAGGCGGTCGTGGTCTCCGAGACGGGGTTGCCGAACCGCTACTACGTTCCTCGCTCGGACGTGCGGACCGAGCTGCTGACTCCGTCGGAAACTCGGACATTCTGCCCGTACAAGGGCGAAGCGGTGTACTACTCGGTGACCACCGACGGCGTGGAGCTCACCGACGCCGCGTGGGAGTACCCGTACCCGGACCCGTCGGTGGGCGCGCTGGCCGACCACCTCTGCTTCCTGGCCGACGACCTCCACACCCACATCGACTGA
- the ctaD gene encoding aa3-type cytochrome oxidase subunit I gives MARVDVTPTPVPTRAFTHSRPPKGGRLIPWAHTTDPKQIGVLYLLTAFAFFLIGGLMALLIRGELASPGLQFLSQEQYNQLFTMHGTIMLLLFATPIVFGFANIILPLQIGAPDVAFPRLNAFSYWLFLFGGLIVISGFVMPGGAADFGWTAYTPLARATYSAGVGGDLWITGLIVSGLGTILGAVNMITTTVCLRAPGMTMWRLPIFVWNILVTSLLILIAFPILTAALMGLLADRHLGAHVFDPANGGAILYQHLFWFFGHPEVYIVALPFFGIVTEIIPVFSRKPLFGYVGMVFATLAIGFLSVVVWAHHMFATGAVLLPFFSFATFLIAIPTGLKFFNWTGTMWKGQITLETPMLFSVGFLVTFLFGGLTGVLLAMPPVDFHVHDTYFVVAHFHYVLFGTIVFAVFAGMYFWFPKITGRMMDETLGKLHFWLTFVGFHTTFLVQHWLGNEGFPRRYADYLPTDGFTTLNVISTIGAFVLGASMLPFLWNVMKSYRFGELARVDDPWGHGNSLEWATSSPPPRHNFLELPRIRSLRPAFDLHYPHMKERTEREAHVDMFKRDESH, from the coding sequence ATGGCGAGGGTTGACGTCACGCCGACTCCGGTGCCGACGAGAGCTTTCACTCACTCCCGTCCCCCCAAAGGCGGGCGGTTGATCCCCTGGGCACACACCACCGATCCGAAACAGATCGGGGTCCTCTACCTGCTCACCGCGTTCGCCTTCTTCCTGATCGGTGGCCTGATGGCCCTGCTGATCCGGGGCGAACTCGCGAGTCCCGGGCTGCAGTTCCTGTCCCAGGAGCAGTACAACCAGCTGTTCACCATGCACGGCACGATCATGCTGCTGTTGTTCGCGACCCCGATCGTGTTCGGATTCGCCAACATCATCCTGCCGCTTCAGATCGGCGCACCGGACGTCGCCTTCCCTCGGCTGAACGCGTTCTCGTACTGGTTGTTCCTGTTCGGCGGGCTTATCGTGATCAGCGGATTCGTGATGCCCGGCGGCGCCGCCGACTTCGGCTGGACGGCCTACACGCCACTGGCCAGAGCCACCTACAGCGCCGGTGTCGGCGGAGACCTGTGGATCACCGGCCTGATCGTCAGCGGCCTCGGCACCATCCTCGGCGCGGTCAACATGATCACCACGACCGTGTGCTTGCGCGCACCGGGCATGACGATGTGGCGGCTGCCGATCTTCGTCTGGAACATCCTCGTCACGAGCCTGCTGATTCTGATCGCGTTCCCGATCCTGACCGCCGCGCTGATGGGGCTACTCGCCGACCGCCACCTCGGGGCGCACGTGTTCGATCCTGCCAACGGCGGGGCGATCCTCTACCAGCACCTGTTCTGGTTCTTCGGCCATCCCGAGGTCTACATCGTGGCGCTGCCGTTCTTCGGCATCGTCACCGAGATCATCCCTGTGTTCAGCCGCAAGCCACTGTTCGGCTATGTCGGCATGGTGTTCGCGACACTGGCGATCGGCTTTCTCTCGGTCGTGGTGTGGGCGCACCACATGTTCGCCACCGGCGCGGTGCTACTGCCGTTCTTCTCGTTCGCCACGTTCCTCATCGCGATCCCGACAGGGCTGAAGTTCTTCAACTGGACCGGAACGATGTGGAAGGGACAGATCACGCTCGAGACGCCGATGCTGTTCTCCGTCGGCTTCCTCGTGACGTTCCTGTTCGGCGGGCTCACCGGCGTGCTGCTGGCGATGCCGCCGGTGGACTTCCACGTCCACGACACGTACTTCGTGGTCGCCCACTTCCACTACGTGCTGTTCGGGACGATCGTGTTCGCGGTCTTCGCCGGGATGTACTTCTGGTTCCCGAAGATCACCGGCCGGATGATGGACGAGACACTCGGCAAGCTCCACTTCTGGCTGACGTTCGTCGGGTTCCACACGACGTTCCTGGTGCAGCACTGGCTGGGCAACGAGGGTTTCCCCCGCCGCTACGCCGACTACCTCCCCACCGACGGCTTCACCACGTTGAACGTGATCTCCACGATCGGGGCGTTCGTCCTCGGAGCGTCGATGCTGCCGTTCCTGTGGAACGTGATGAAGAGCTACCGGTTCGGGGAGCTGGCCAGGGTCGACGACCCGTGGGGACACGGCAACTCGCTGGAGTGGGCGACATCGAGCCCGCCACCCCGGCACAACTTCCTCGAACTGCCCCGGATCCGCTCGCTGCGCCCCGCCTTCGACCTGCACTATCCGCACATGAAGGAACGCACCGAACGCGAAGCACACGTGGACATGTTCAAGCGCGACGAGTCGCACTGA
- a CDS encoding MFS transporter: MPIALLALAIAAFGIGTTEFVIMGLLPEVAQDMGVSISAAGNYISLYALGVVIGAPLLTAAGSRARRKTMLLSTMGLFTVGNLAAALAPTHELLLASRFLSGLPHGAFFGVGAVVAARLADPDKRATAVSRMFIGLTVANIIGVPIGTLLGQQFGWRWTFAMVAVIGVAAWTAVTVLVPQAEQEQQTGLRTELRAFREPQVWLALGVVVFGFGALFSFYSYITPVLTQVTGFAAASVPILLALMGVGMTVGTWLGGILADVAPMRTLFAFLSALVVALLAFSALAHNAVAAAAGLFLVGATAFAAIPSIQMRIMDKAASAPSLASASIQSAFNIANSIGAWLGGLVIAGGLGLLAPSWVGATLALIGIGIAAVAVILDGGVRPRAPKLVASYRTQRERSRTESASESTTG; this comes from the coding sequence GTGCCCATCGCACTGCTGGCACTCGCCATCGCGGCGTTCGGCATCGGCACCACCGAGTTCGTCATCATGGGCCTGCTCCCCGAGGTCGCCCAGGACATGGGCGTGTCGATCTCGGCAGCGGGCAACTACATCTCGCTCTACGCACTCGGCGTCGTCATCGGCGCGCCGCTGCTGACCGCGGCCGGATCGCGGGCGCGGCGCAAGACGATGCTGCTCAGCACGATGGGGCTGTTCACGGTCGGCAACCTCGCCGCAGCGCTGGCACCGACCCATGAACTGCTGCTCGCGTCCCGCTTCCTCTCCGGCCTGCCGCACGGCGCCTTCTTCGGTGTCGGCGCGGTCGTCGCCGCTCGCCTCGCCGACCCGGACAAACGCGCCACAGCGGTGTCGCGCATGTTCATCGGCCTGACCGTCGCCAACATCATCGGGGTTCCGATCGGCACCCTGCTCGGCCAGCAGTTCGGCTGGCGCTGGACCTTCGCGATGGTCGCCGTGATCGGCGTCGCGGCGTGGACGGCCGTCACCGTCCTCGTGCCGCAGGCCGAGCAGGAGCAGCAGACGGGTCTGCGCACTGAGCTGCGCGCCTTCCGCGAACCGCAGGTGTGGCTGGCGCTGGGCGTCGTCGTGTTCGGCTTCGGCGCGCTGTTCTCCTTCTACAGCTACATCACGCCGGTACTCACCCAGGTCACCGGCTTCGCCGCAGCGTCGGTCCCGATCCTGCTCGCCCTCATGGGCGTAGGCATGACCGTCGGCACCTGGCTCGGCGGGATACTCGCCGACGTCGCACCGATGCGGACGCTGTTCGCGTTCCTGTCGGCGCTGGTCGTGGCGCTGCTGGCATTCAGCGCCCTCGCACACAACGCCGTCGCGGCGGCGGCGGGCCTGTTCCTCGTCGGCGCGACCGCGTTCGCCGCGATCCCGAGCATCCAGATGCGGATCATGGACAAGGCGGCCTCCGCGCCGTCGCTGGCCTCGGCGAGCATCCAGTCGGCGTTCAACATCGCCAACTCGATCGGTGCCTGGCTCGGCGGACTCGTCATCGCGGGCGGCCTCGGGCTGCTCGCCCCGAGTTGGGTGGGCGCGACGCTGGCCCTCATCGGGATCGGGATCGCGGCGGTGGCCGTCATCTTGGACGGTGGCGTTCGGCCGCGCGCGCCGAAGCTCGTCGCGTCGTACCGTACGCAGCGTGAGCGGTCCCGGACCGAGTCCGCATCGGAGTCCACGACCGGCTGA
- a CDS encoding aldo/keto reductase yields the protein MTQVPDITLNTGNTIPQLGFGVFQIPADEVVEPVKTALEAGYRSIDTAAVYGNEEGVGKAIAESGLARDDLFVTTKLWNDRHNYDEALRAFDESLDKLGLDYVDLYLIHWPYPGQDLYVDAWKALQKLHSDGRAKNIGVSNFQIHHLRRLFEETDVVPAVNQVELHPNLPQGDLRAFHAEHDITTEAWSPLGQGKGLLDDETLRALADKYGKSPAQIVLRWHLQLGNVVIPKSATPARVRENFEVFDFELADDDMAAVTALDTGTRVGPNPDELGA from the coding sequence TTGACCCAGGTCCCGGACATCACGCTGAACACCGGCAACACCATTCCGCAGCTCGGCTTCGGGGTCTTCCAGATCCCCGCCGACGAGGTGGTCGAACCGGTGAAGACAGCGCTGGAGGCCGGCTACCGCAGCATCGACACCGCGGCGGTCTACGGCAACGAAGAAGGCGTCGGCAAAGCCATCGCCGAGTCCGGCCTCGCTCGTGACGACCTGTTCGTCACCACCAAGCTCTGGAACGACCGGCACAACTACGACGAGGCGCTGCGCGCGTTCGACGAGAGCCTCGACAAACTCGGTCTCGACTACGTCGACCTGTACCTGATCCACTGGCCCTACCCGGGTCAGGACCTCTACGTCGACGCATGGAAGGCGCTGCAGAAGCTGCACAGCGACGGGCGCGCGAAGAACATCGGCGTCTCGAACTTCCAGATTCACCACCTGCGTCGGCTGTTCGAGGAGACCGACGTGGTTCCGGCCGTGAACCAGGTCGAGCTGCATCCGAACCTGCCGCAGGGAGATCTGCGCGCCTTCCACGCCGAGCACGACATCACCACCGAGGCGTGGAGCCCGCTCGGCCAGGGCAAGGGTCTGCTGGACGACGAGACACTGCGGGCGCTGGCCGACAAGTACGGCAAGTCCCCTGCGCAGATCGTGCTCCGCTGGCACCTGCAGCTCGGCAACGTGGTGATCCCGAAATCCGCCACCCCGGCGCGGGTGCGGGAGAACTTCGAGGTCTTCGACTTCGAGCTCGCCGACGACGACATGGCCGCCGTCACGGCTCTGGACACCGGCACCCGCGTCGGCCCCAACCCGGACGAACTCGGCGCCTGA
- a CDS encoding DUF3558 domain-containing protein: MNRRLSSLVLAVVAVAGLAAGCGSSDRPRDLSLDEVQPCDLISQSELNALQVTAQPSPVPAVSGADEKGSTCMYSPRYGGTVRVSVVTNHGIDRWTGGSMSSKAKDLPRIQGYRTILVSPAEIPLGPRDLCRLYVDVAGGQSLRAIGGPGTENEPSACEKARQFAEVAVRSLAQQAG; this comes from the coding sequence ATGAACAGGCGACTTTCTTCACTGGTTCTCGCGGTGGTCGCTGTGGCGGGATTGGCAGCGGGATGCGGTTCCTCGGATCGGCCGCGTGATCTGTCGCTCGACGAGGTGCAGCCTTGCGACTTGATTTCTCAGAGCGAGTTGAATGCCCTGCAGGTGACGGCGCAGCCAAGTCCGGTTCCCGCGGTGTCAGGGGCGGACGAGAAGGGTTCCACCTGCATGTACAGCCCGCGGTACGGGGGCACTGTTCGTGTCAGTGTCGTGACGAACCATGGGATTGATCGTTGGACTGGTGGGTCTATGTCCTCCAAGGCCAAGGATCTGCCGCGCATTCAGGGCTATCGCACGATCCTTGTCAGTCCTGCCGAGATTCCCTTGGGTCCGCGCGACCTGTGCAGGTTGTACGTAGATGTGGCGGGTGGGCAGTCGTTGAGGGCGATCGGTGGGCCGGGCACCGAGAATGAGCCCTCCGCGTGCGAAAAGGCTCGCCAGTTCGCTGAGGTCGCGGTGAGGTCTCTGGCGCAGCAGGCAGGGTGA
- a CDS encoding nitric oxide synthase oxygenase — MRLFPLPEDAVLGVPLTHSELPWFGAAKLRWRNVTARDPSGHW; from the coding sequence GTGCGATTGTTCCCGCTGCCGGAGGACGCGGTGCTCGGTGTGCCGTTGACGCACTCGGAACTGCCGTGGTTCGGCGCGGCGAAGCTGCGGTGGCGCAATGTGACAGCGAGGGACCCTTCCGGCCACTGGTGA
- a CDS encoding FAD-dependent monooxygenase, which produces METMRVLVIGAGVGGLAVARGLLDQGHEVHVFEHADGLRNGGAGVTIWSNGTAALTELGVTLDGVGRELHSLRSLTDSGRLLWEADLDEVTEQLGSPTVEIPRRTLLALLADLLPADVFRFGRRCVDVREYPDHAEVVFADGSRETGDLVIGADGQRSVVRRRVLGGEPAHLTGWASWQGLTFSDLPVAHGTRTLNIAGRNGHCGLIPAGDGLLHWWFDTPWKEGVRELTVADLREVFAGWPDPVEPLLASIGDDDLGFFPHIRHQVPRVWGGRRSTLLGDAAHAMPPAVAQAANQTLEDAWVLTQSLADVTDSGTLTARLRAYEQERRPRVAKVSRTAALTSLQRSTPLQRLGKFPRWVATRSQMMSLRSGSNVLNGPAPARVQLA; this is translated from the coding sequence ATGGAGACGATGCGGGTTCTTGTCATCGGCGCAGGGGTCGGAGGACTTGCCGTTGCCCGGGGACTGCTCGACCAAGGACACGAGGTCCACGTCTTCGAGCACGCCGACGGCCTGCGCAACGGCGGTGCGGGAGTCACGATCTGGAGCAACGGCACCGCCGCGCTCACCGAACTCGGGGTGACGCTGGACGGCGTCGGCCGTGAACTGCACAGTCTGCGTTCCCTGACCGATTCCGGTCGCCTGCTCTGGGAGGCCGACCTCGACGAAGTGACCGAACAGCTCGGGTCTCCCACCGTCGAGATCCCCCGACGCACGCTGCTGGCCCTGCTCGCCGACCTGCTGCCCGCGGACGTCTTCCGCTTCGGGCGTCGTTGCGTCGACGTGCGCGAGTACCCGGACCATGCGGAGGTCGTCTTCGCCGACGGCAGCCGCGAGACCGGTGATCTCGTGATCGGAGCCGACGGGCAGCGTTCGGTGGTGCGTCGCCGAGTGCTCGGCGGGGAGCCGGCCCACCTCACCGGCTGGGCGAGCTGGCAGGGTCTGACGTTCAGTGACCTTCCCGTGGCGCACGGTACCCGGACCTTGAACATCGCGGGCCGCAACGGGCACTGCGGGCTCATTCCGGCGGGTGACGGCCTGCTGCACTGGTGGTTCGACACTCCGTGGAAGGAGGGCGTCCGCGAACTGACGGTCGCCGACCTGCGTGAGGTGTTCGCGGGCTGGCCGGACCCCGTCGAACCGCTGCTGGCCTCCATCGGCGATGACGATCTCGGGTTCTTCCCGCACATTCGCCACCAGGTGCCGCGGGTCTGGGGCGGCAGGCGCAGCACGCTGCTCGGGGACGCCGCGCACGCGATGCCGCCGGCCGTGGCGCAGGCAGCGAACCAGACGCTCGAGGACGCGTGGGTGCTGACGCAGTCCCTCGCGGACGTGACCGACAGCGGGACGCTCACTGCGCGCCTGCGGGCTTACGAGCAGGAACGTCGGCCGCGGGTGGCGAAGGTGTCGCGCACGGCGGCACTGACGTCCTTGCAGCGCAGCACACCGCTGCAGCGACTCGGGAAGTTCCCGCGCTGGGTGGCGACTCGTTCACAGATGATGTCGCTGCGGTCCGGCAGCAACGTCCTCAACGGTCCGGCCCCGGCCCGTGTCCAGCTCGCCTGA